One genomic segment of Gemmatimonadota bacterium includes these proteins:
- the aroH gene encoding chorismate mutase, with translation MARALGFPSVRAIRGAITVPTDDAEAIREAVIELLDAVRRENALADHEVISAIFTATADLSAAFPAETARAAGWHRVPLLCTSEIAVPGSMPRCLRLLVHVERVWGRREVRHVYLRDATRLRPDLVEPALAVLSA, from the coding sequence ATGGCACGGGCCCTTGGATTCCCCTCGGTGCGGGCCATTCGCGGCGCGATCACCGTGCCGACGGACGACGCCGAGGCGATCCGCGAGGCGGTGATCGAGCTGCTCGACGCAGTGCGGCGCGAGAATGCGCTCGCCGACCACGAGGTGATCAGCGCAATCTTCACCGCCACCGCCGACCTCTCGGCGGCGTTTCCCGCGGAGACTGCCCGAGCCGCCGGATGGCATCGGGTGCCGCTGTTGTGCACGTCGGAAATCGCCGTGCCGGGATCGATGCCACGTTGCCTGCGGCTGCTGGTGCATGTAGAGCGCGTGTGGGGGCGGCGCGAGGTGCGCCATGTCTATCTGCGGGATGCGACGCGGCTGCGGCCCGATCTGGTCGAGCCGGCCCTCGCGGTGCTCAGCGCCTGA
- a CDS encoding 6-carboxytetrahydropterin synthase: protein MPHATVVRRAHFNAAHRLHNPTRSDEWNRATFGPCNNPNYHGHNYEVELCVAGPIDADTGYVVDVGHLTTLFDAHVHAHLDHRNLNLDVPWFADRLASAENIAVYIWEQLAPRIPAGRLVRVRLWETPRNYVEYEGPDA from the coding sequence ATGCCGCACGCCACCGTGGTTCGCCGCGCGCACTTCAACGCCGCCCACCGGCTGCACAACCCGACCCGCTCCGACGAGTGGAACCGGGCCACCTTCGGGCCGTGCAACAACCCGAATTATCACGGTCACAATTACGAAGTGGAGCTCTGCGTCGCCGGTCCGATCGATGCCGACACCGGGTACGTGGTCGACGTCGGCCATCTGACCACGCTCTTCGACGCGCACGTGCACGCGCATCTGGACCACCGCAATCTCAATCTCGACGTCCCGTGGTTTGCCGATCGCCTGGCGTCGGCCGAGAACATTGCGGTCTACATCTGGGAGCAACTCGCGCCGCGCATTCCGGCCGGCCGCCTCGTGCGCGTCCGCCTCTGGGAGACGCCGCGCAACTACGTCGAGTACGAGGGGCCTGACGCATGA
- a CDS encoding SDR family NAD(P)-dependent oxidoreductase encodes MSEATSRPLALVTGASRGIGAATATALVGAGYRVIRMARSPMPPLAHCHDVAVDLADHAARSAALTALVHDLGIPDVVVNNAGSFLLAPLEESSDALLREQLAINLEAPFAVARTFLPAMRLRGHGTHVLVGSIADWRAFPENAAYSASKFGARGLHEVLLEEMRGSGVRCTLVSPGPTDTSIWDPMDPDARTDLPSRAEMLRPSDVADAILYAVAAPRHVQVEVIRLGAN; translated from the coding sequence ATGAGTGAAGCCACGTCCCGACCACTTGCGCTGGTCACCGGCGCCTCGCGCGGCATCGGGGCGGCCACCGCGACGGCACTCGTCGGAGCGGGCTACCGGGTCATTCGCATGGCCCGGTCGCCGATGCCTCCGCTGGCGCACTGCCACGATGTCGCCGTCGACCTCGCCGACCACGCGGCACGCTCGGCTGCGCTGACGGCGCTCGTGCACGACCTCGGCATCCCCGACGTGGTGGTGAACAACGCCGGCTCCTTTCTCCTCGCGCCACTCGAGGAAAGCAGTGACGCGCTGCTCCGCGAGCAGCTCGCGATCAACCTCGAGGCGCCGTTCGCCGTGGCGCGCACCTTCCTCCCGGCGATGCGACTGCGCGGCCACGGGACCCATGTCCTCGTCGGCAGCATCGCCGATTGGCGCGCGTTCCCCGAGAACGCCGCCTACTCGGCCTCGAAGTTCGGCGCCCGCGGTCTGCACGAAGTGCTCCTCGAAGAGATGCGTGGCAGTGGCGTCCGCTGCACCCTCGTCTCGCCCGGACCGACCGACACCTCGATCTGGGACCCGATGGACCCCGACGCGCGCACCGACCTGCCCAGCCGCGCCGAGATGCTGCGTCCGAGCGACGTCGCCGATGCGATCCTCTACGCCGTGGCCGCACCGAGGCATGTGCAGGTGGAAGTGATTCGGCTCGGAGCGAATTAG
- a CDS encoding long-chain fatty acid--CoA ligase: MTPATLNDLFFEAARRFGQRPVVMRIKRDGHWQSTSWPTLHGKVRAAHAALRELGLAPGDRIGILSENRPEWAITDFGCLAARLVDVPIYPTLPARQMQYILHDAGVRVLFVSSLVQLAKILEIRAELPALTQIVLFDDAPRPEGVESFTEFLARGAAAESRYDDWEAEARLALPGDLATLIYTSGTTGNPKGVMLSHGNITSNVVSSLSVLDIRADDECLSFLPLSHIFERMVGHYVMVYAGVQISYATSHETVAAELVEVRPTVLASVPRLYEKIYARAVEGAMSAGGPKRAIFEWARATGEKYLDYALARRRVPMGLVLGMKLADALVFSKLRARTGGRIRMMVSGGAPLNPEICRFFIAAKLVIYEGYGLTETSPVITVNTPALHKPGTVGRPIPGVEIKIASDGEILTRGPHVMQGYYNLPGATEEAIDHDRWFHTGDIGEIDSEGCLRITDRKKDLIVTAGGKNIAPQPIEGLLKTNKFFTNAVMLGDKRKFPIMLLVPNFSVLGAWLAVKGLPKLPPEKLVTMPEVQDKLAREARKSFRDLAQFETPKKFLILAHDFTIEAGELTPKQSIRRRVVEEHNKDQIEALYTDDD, from the coding sequence GTGACGCCGGCGACGCTGAACGACCTCTTCTTCGAGGCCGCCCGGCGGTTCGGACAGCGGCCGGTGGTCATGCGGATCAAGCGTGACGGGCATTGGCAGTCGACGAGTTGGCCGACGCTGCACGGCAAGGTGCGGGCGGCCCACGCCGCACTTCGCGAGCTGGGGCTCGCGCCCGGCGACCGGATCGGCATCCTGTCGGAGAATCGCCCGGAATGGGCGATCACCGATTTCGGCTGCCTCGCCGCCCGCCTCGTCGATGTGCCGATTTATCCGACCCTCCCCGCCCGCCAGATGCAGTACATCCTGCACGACGCCGGGGTGCGGGTCCTGTTCGTGTCGTCGCTGGTCCAACTCGCCAAGATCCTGGAGATCCGGGCGGAGTTGCCGGCGCTCACGCAGATCGTGCTCTTCGACGACGCCCCGCGCCCCGAGGGCGTCGAGTCGTTCACCGAATTCCTCGCCCGTGGCGCCGCCGCTGAAAGCCGCTACGACGACTGGGAAGCCGAGGCGCGCCTGGCCCTGCCGGGCGACCTCGCCACGTTGATCTACACTTCCGGTACGACGGGCAACCCGAAAGGGGTGATGCTCTCGCACGGCAACATCACGAGCAATGTGGTGTCGTCCCTGTCGGTGCTCGACATTCGTGCAGATGACGAGTGTCTCTCCTTCCTGCCGCTGTCGCACATCTTCGAGCGGATGGTCGGCCACTACGTGATGGTGTATGCCGGCGTGCAGATCAGTTATGCCACGTCGCACGAAACCGTGGCTGCGGAATTGGTCGAGGTGCGACCCACCGTCCTGGCGTCGGTGCCGCGCTTGTACGAGAAGATCTATGCCCGGGCCGTCGAAGGCGCGATGTCGGCCGGCGGCCCGAAGCGGGCGATCTTCGAGTGGGCACGAGCGACGGGTGAAAAGTACCTCGACTACGCCCTCGCCCGGCGCCGCGTCCCCATGGGCCTGGTGCTCGGCATGAAGCTCGCCGACGCGCTGGTCTTCTCGAAGCTGCGCGCCCGCACCGGGGGCCGGATCCGGATGATGGTCTCCGGGGGCGCGCCGCTCAATCCGGAAATCTGCCGCTTCTTCATCGCCGCGAAGCTGGTGATCTACGAGGGGTACGGCCTGACCGAAACCTCACCCGTGATCACCGTGAACACGCCCGCCCTGCACAAGCCGGGAACCGTCGGACGGCCGATCCCGGGCGTCGAGATCAAGATCGCCTCCGACGGCGAGATCCTCACCCGCGGTCCGCATGTCATGCAGGGGTACTACAACCTCCCCGGCGCGACCGAAGAGGCGATTGACCACGATCGATGGTTCCACACCGGCGACATCGGCGAGATCGACAGCGAAGGCTGCCTGCGCATCACCGATCGCAAGAAGGACCTGATCGTCACCGCGGGCGGCAAGAACATCGCTCCGCAACCGATCGAAGGACTGCTGAAGACCAACAAGTTCTTCACCAACGCCGTGATGCTGGGCGACAAGCGGAAGTTCCCGATCATGCTGCTGGTGCCCAACTTTTCCGTGCTTGGCGCGTGGCTCGCGGTGAAGGGCTTGCCAAAGCTCCCTCCCGAGAAGCTCGTCACCATGCCGGAGGTGCAGGACAAGTTGGCGCGCGAGGCGCGCAAGAGCTTCCGCGATCTGGCGCAGTTCGAGACCCCGAAGAAGTTCCTCATCCTGGCCCACGACTTCACGATCGAGGCGGGCGAACTCACGCCGAAGCAATCGATCCGGCGCCGCGTGGTCGAAGAGCACAACAAGGACCAGATCGAGGCGCTGTACACCGACGACGACTAG
- a CDS encoding tetratricopeptide repeat protein, with amino-acid sequence MSWWKKILAGDGGSIKPQRLDYLNEGLALERHGDFEGAITSYQLALRDEPANVKVLQYIAIALSRTGRQEEAIRHYRRALELQPDLAGAHYGLAFLLRRRGDLERAAEHLRAFLSRPPRDPEMARWVDHARVALAEIDGGESDEVTA; translated from the coding sequence GTGAGTTGGTGGAAGAAGATCCTGGCCGGCGACGGCGGGTCGATCAAGCCCCAACGCCTCGATTATCTGAACGAGGGACTCGCACTCGAACGCCACGGCGACTTCGAGGGTGCCATCACCTCGTACCAACTGGCGTTGCGGGACGAGCCGGCCAATGTGAAGGTCCTCCAGTACATCGCCATCGCCCTCTCCCGCACCGGGCGTCAGGAAGAGGCCATCCGCCATTACCGCCGTGCCCTCGAACTGCAGCCTGACCTCGCCGGTGCCCACTACGGGCTGGCGTTTCTGTTGCGACGTCGGGGTGACCTCGAGCGGGCGGCGGAACACCTGCGCGCATTCCTCTCGCGCCCACCGCGCGACCCGGAGATGGCCCGATGGGTCGACCATGCCCGCGTGGCGCTCGCCGAGATCGACGGCGGCGAGAGCGACGAGGTGACGGCATGA
- the ligA gene encoding NAD-dependent DNA ligase LigA, producing the protein MTALRPAEEVARLRAQLQRANRAYYDLDAPEISDAEYDILFRRLQALETEHPELLSADSPTRRVGGQVAAFLPKARHAVPMLSLDNAFSDDELAAWFEKIAKVDSRVQTAAILVEVKIDGAALSLTYEDGVLVRGVTRGDGSEGEEITGNVRAISDIPLALQGHGWPARMEVRGEVYIDRRGFAAVNRQREAAGQELLQNPRNAAAGALRQLDPAEARRRRLRFFAYQVVPLSPGWQATHHHEALEQLAVWGFPVAPGWSVLSDLAAVQAAVADWSERIRALPFDADGLVIKIDALRLQEELGVIGGRVPRWAIARKFPAESAFTRLLAIEVNIGRTGALAPTAILEPVRVGGATVSRATLHNEEIIAQRDVRIGDIVEVIRSGEVIPKVLGPDRSKRTGEEVAWTAPTHCPICHTALVKPEGEVNRYCPNSRCPGRAYEGLVHFVSRGAMDITGLGPERLRQLLEAGLVADAADLYRLTPDALLQLDGFAEQSAHSLVEAIAASRGRPLRALLVALGIRHVGAAAAKSIARAFGSLAALRQSDAAQLEAIEGIGPTIATSVAAFLADPTSATLLDHLEAASVALHEAPDGPAGPRPLAGLRVVLTGALPTLSRGEATARIEAAGGTVTSSVSKKTDLVVAGSDAGEKQTKAEQLGIAIIDEAELLRRLTPDA; encoded by the coding sequence GTGACCGCACTCCGTCCCGCCGAGGAGGTGGCCCGCCTGCGTGCGCAACTGCAGCGGGCCAATCGGGCCTACTACGACCTTGATGCGCCCGAGATCAGCGACGCGGAATACGACATCCTCTTTCGTCGGCTGCAGGCCCTCGAGACCGAGCATCCGGAGCTCCTGAGCGCGGACTCGCCGACGCGACGCGTCGGCGGGCAAGTCGCGGCGTTCCTCCCGAAGGCGCGACACGCGGTGCCGATGCTCTCGCTCGACAACGCCTTCTCCGACGACGAACTGGCCGCCTGGTTCGAGAAGATCGCCAAGGTGGACTCGCGCGTGCAGACCGCGGCGATACTCGTCGAGGTCAAGATCGATGGTGCCGCACTCTCGCTCACCTACGAGGATGGCGTGCTGGTGCGGGGCGTCACGCGAGGCGACGGCAGTGAAGGCGAGGAGATCACCGGCAACGTCCGCGCAATCAGCGACATCCCGCTGGCGCTGCAGGGGCACGGTTGGCCCGCACGAATGGAAGTGCGCGGCGAGGTGTACATCGACCGTCGCGGCTTCGCGGCGGTGAACCGCCAGCGCGAGGCCGCCGGCCAGGAGTTGCTGCAGAATCCGCGCAACGCGGCCGCGGGCGCGCTCCGGCAACTCGATCCCGCCGAAGCGCGTCGCCGCCGCCTTCGCTTCTTTGCGTATCAGGTGGTGCCCCTGTCGCCGGGGTGGCAGGCGACGCACCACCACGAGGCGCTGGAGCAGCTCGCCGTCTGGGGCTTTCCGGTTGCGCCTGGGTGGAGCGTCCTCTCCGACCTCGCGGCCGTCCAGGCCGCGGTGGCCGACTGGAGCGAGCGGATCCGCGCGCTGCCCTTCGACGCCGACGGCCTGGTGATCAAGATCGACGCGCTGCGCCTGCAGGAGGAGCTCGGCGTGATTGGCGGTCGGGTGCCCCGCTGGGCGATCGCGCGAAAATTTCCGGCCGAATCCGCTTTCACCCGGCTGCTCGCGATCGAGGTGAACATCGGTCGCACCGGCGCCCTCGCACCGACGGCGATCCTCGAGCCGGTGCGGGTTGGCGGCGCGACCGTGTCGCGCGCGACCCTCCACAACGAGGAGATCATCGCGCAGCGCGACGTGCGCATCGGCGACATCGTCGAGGTGATCCGGTCGGGTGAGGTGATTCCGAAGGTCCTCGGGCCGGACCGCAGCAAGCGAACCGGCGAGGAGGTCGCCTGGACCGCCCCGACGCACTGCCCGATCTGCCATACCGCGCTGGTGAAGCCGGAGGGCGAGGTCAATCGCTACTGCCCCAACAGCCGTTGCCCTGGCCGGGCGTACGAGGGATTGGTGCATTTCGTCTCGCGCGGCGCGATGGACATCACCGGCCTCGGCCCCGAACGTCTGCGCCAGTTGCTGGAGGCAGGGTTGGTGGCGGACGCCGCCGACCTGTACAGGCTGACGCCGGATGCGCTGCTTCAGCTCGACGGCTTCGCCGAGCAGTCGGCGCATTCCCTCGTCGAGGCCATCGCGGCCTCGAGGGGCCGTCCGCTCCGCGCCCTGCTGGTCGCGTTGGGGATTCGACACGTCGGGGCAGCGGCGGCGAAGAGCATCGCCCGCGCCTTCGGCTCGCTTGCGGCGTTGCGGCAGAGTGACGCCGCGCAACTCGAGGCGATCGAGGGGATCGGTCCAACGATCGCCACCTCGGTGGCCGCGTTTCTCGCCGACCCAACCAGCGCCACGCTGCTCGACCACCTCGAGGCGGCCTCCGTGGCCCTCCACGAGGCGCCGGACGGACCGGCTGGCCCCCGTCCGCTGGCTGGCCTGCGCGTGGTCCTCACCGGCGCGCTGCCGACCCTGTCACGCGGCGAGGCGACGGCGCGGATCGAGGCGGCGGGCGGCACCGTGACGTCCAGCGTCTCCAAGAAGACGGACCTCGTGGTGGCCGGATCCGACGCGGGCGAGAAGCAGACAAAGGCCGAACAGCTGGGAATCGCGATCATCGATGAGGCCGAGCTCTTGCGGCGGCTCACCCCCGACGCGTAG
- a CDS encoding thymidine phosphorylase: MVVPRLIERKRDGGALTGDEWRELIAHYATGDVPDYQMSALAMAVLFRGLTPEELDALTQAMLNSGERLARSGDGRPRIDKHSTGGVGDKTSLILAPLLAACGVAVPMMSGRGLGHTGGTLDKLEAIPGFTTRMPLREAVRQLDAIGVVMFGQTEEIVPADRRLYALRDVSGTVESIPLITASIMSKKLAEQLDGLVLDVKVGSGAFMPKLEDARTLARTMVGVGEQAGCRTVALLTAMDRPLGRTAGNAIEVVESIAALRGEARGELMEVTLALGAEMLLVAGKATTRAGAIQMLQAAIDSGAALDRFREVIRWQGGDPAVVDTPALLPRAPIIRHLAVGRSGRMPPLSPRILGEAIVAMGGGRRTAADPVDPAVGLELLCHAGQAVQANDPFAIVHARTDADADLAEVSLHQALDAAWATGAEPLPLIIERITLDHTEPYGDA, encoded by the coding sequence ATGGTCGTTCCACGCCTGATCGAACGCAAGCGAGACGGTGGCGCGCTGACCGGAGACGAGTGGCGCGAGCTGATCGCCCACTATGCCACCGGCGACGTGCCGGACTACCAGATGTCCGCCCTCGCCATGGCGGTGCTGTTCCGTGGCCTCACGCCAGAGGAACTGGATGCCCTGACGCAGGCGATGCTCAACTCCGGGGAACGCCTCGCCCGTTCGGGCGACGGTCGCCCCCGCATCGACAAGCACTCCACTGGCGGCGTCGGGGACAAGACGTCGCTGATCCTCGCCCCCCTCCTCGCCGCCTGCGGTGTCGCGGTGCCGATGATGTCCGGCCGCGGACTGGGGCACACCGGTGGTACCCTCGACAAGCTCGAAGCGATCCCGGGCTTCACCACCCGGATGCCGCTGCGCGAGGCGGTCCGCCAGCTCGACGCCATCGGCGTGGTGATGTTCGGACAGACGGAGGAGATCGTCCCGGCGGACCGCCGACTCTACGCGCTCCGCGATGTGAGCGGGACGGTCGAGTCGATTCCGCTGATCACCGCGAGCATCATGTCGAAGAAGCTGGCCGAGCAGCTGGATGGCCTGGTGCTCGACGTGAAGGTCGGCAGCGGCGCCTTCATGCCGAAGCTCGAGGATGCCCGCACGCTGGCACGCACCATGGTCGGCGTGGGTGAACAAGCGGGCTGCCGCACCGTGGCGCTGCTCACCGCCATGGATCGGCCTCTCGGCCGGACAGCCGGGAATGCCATCGAGGTCGTGGAGTCGATCGCCGCGCTGCGCGGCGAGGCGCGCGGCGAACTGATGGAGGTGACCCTGGCGCTGGGGGCGGAGATGTTGCTCGTCGCGGGGAAGGCGACGACCCGGGCAGGCGCGATCCAGATGCTGCAGGCGGCGATCGATTCCGGGGCGGCACTCGATCGCTTCCGCGAGGTAATCCGCTGGCAGGGCGGGGACCCCGCGGTGGTCGATACGCCGGCCCTGCTCCCCCGCGCACCGATCATCCGCCACCTCGCCGTCGGCCGCAGTGGCCGGATGCCCCCGCTCTCGCCCCGCATCCTGGGCGAGGCGATCGTTGCGATGGGCGGCGGGCGCCGCACGGCGGCCGACCCGGTCGACCCAGCGGTCGGCCTGGAATTGCTCTGTCACGCCGGCCAAGCGGTGCAGGCGAACGATCCGTTCGCCATCGTCCATGCTCGGACGGACGCCGATGCCGACCTCGCCGAAGTCTCGCTGCACCAGGCGCTGGACGCCGCCTGGGCCACGGGGGCTGAACCGCTACCGTTGATCATCGAGCGTATCACGCTGGATCACACCGAACCGTATGGAGACGCCTGA
- the gyrB gene encoding DNA topoisomerase (ATP-hydrolyzing) subunit B has product MANNDTNDPEKKGYAADSITVLKGLEAVRKRPGMYIGSTGENGLHHLVYEVVDNSIDEALAGYCDKIDVTIHRDNSITVADNGRGIPVDIHPTEGIPGVELALTVLHAGGKFDKNSYKVSGGLHGVGVSVVNALSESLVVTVDRGGARHQMSFVRGQTKQKLSVIGMAPGTGTTVHFKPDPEIFSVLEYSWRTLEDRLRQLAFLNGGIGITLTDERDETPRSETFLYKGGLVEFVTWLNRSKKVLHPKPVHFSATRDDVDVDCALQYEDGYNENTFTFVNNINTHEGGTHLTGFRSALTRTVNEVVKKSNALKKEGFTLSGEDAREGLTCVLHVKVREPQFEGQTKTKLGNGEVEGIVRAIVNEHLAQFLDENPSVGRAIIDKAVSAARAREAARKARELVRKKTGLENAVLPGKLADCSSDDPALCEIYLVEGDSAGGSAKQGRNRSFQAILPLRGKILNVERARIDRILGNEEIRSMITAIGAGVREDFDIAKVRYQKIILMTDADVDGAHIRTLLLTFFFRQMPELIEAGYIYIAQPPLYRVARGREEYYAYTEEERGEFQRRLAEGGKGNVGVQRYKGLGEMNPEQLWKTTMDPVTRTVLRVTLQDAVEASKLFDELMGDNVEPRRQFIEANAKYVSVLDV; this is encoded by the coding sequence ATGGCCAACAACGACACGAACGACCCGGAGAAGAAGGGCTACGCCGCAGACAGCATCACGGTCCTCAAGGGGCTGGAGGCGGTACGCAAGCGGCCGGGCATGTACATCGGCTCCACCGGCGAGAACGGGTTGCACCACCTCGTCTACGAGGTCGTGGACAACTCGATCGACGAGGCGCTGGCGGGCTACTGCGACAAGATCGATGTCACCATTCATCGGGACAACTCGATCACCGTCGCCGACAATGGTCGCGGCATCCCGGTGGACATTCACCCCACCGAGGGGATCCCGGGCGTCGAGCTCGCGCTGACGGTGCTGCACGCCGGCGGCAAGTTCGACAAGAATTCCTACAAGGTGTCGGGCGGCCTGCACGGTGTCGGCGTGTCGGTCGTCAACGCCCTCTCGGAATCGCTCGTCGTCACGGTCGATCGCGGCGGCGCACGGCACCAGATGTCGTTCGTGCGCGGCCAGACGAAGCAGAAGCTGAGCGTCATCGGCATGGCCCCGGGCACCGGCACCACCGTCCACTTCAAGCCGGACCCCGAGATCTTCTCGGTGCTCGAGTATTCGTGGCGCACGCTCGAGGATCGGCTGCGGCAGCTCGCCTTCCTCAACGGCGGGATCGGCATCACGCTGACCGACGAGCGCGACGAGACCCCGCGGAGCGAGACCTTCCTGTACAAGGGCGGCCTGGTCGAGTTCGTCACCTGGCTCAATCGCTCCAAGAAGGTGCTCCACCCGAAGCCGGTGCACTTCTCCGCGACGCGCGACGACGTCGACGTCGACTGCGCGCTGCAGTACGAGGACGGCTACAACGAGAACACCTTCACCTTCGTGAACAACATCAACACCCACGAGGGCGGCACCCACCTCACCGGCTTCCGCTCGGCGTTGACGCGGACCGTGAACGAGGTCGTGAAGAAGTCGAACGCGCTCAAGAAGGAAGGGTTCACGCTGAGCGGTGAGGACGCCCGCGAGGGGCTCACCTGCGTGCTGCACGTGAAGGTGCGCGAGCCGCAGTTCGAGGGGCAGACCAAGACCAAGCTCGGCAACGGCGAAGTCGAGGGGATCGTCCGCGCCATCGTCAACGAGCACCTGGCGCAGTTCCTCGACGAGAACCCCTCGGTCGGCCGTGCCATCATCGACAAGGCCGTGTCGGCCGCGCGCGCCCGCGAAGCGGCCCGGAAGGCACGCGAGCTGGTGCGCAAGAAGACCGGCCTCGAGAACGCGGTGCTCCCGGGCAAGCTCGCCGACTGCTCCAGCGACGACCCGGCGCTCTGCGAGATCTACCTGGTCGAGGGTGACTCCGCCGGCGGCTCGGCCAAGCAGGGGCGCAACCGCTCCTTCCAGGCGATCCTTCCGCTGCGCGGCAAGATCCTCAACGTCGAGCGCGCGCGTATCGACCGGATCCTCGGCAACGAGGAAATCCGCTCGATGATCACGGCCATCGGCGCCGGTGTCCGCGAGGACTTCGACATCGCCAAGGTGCGCTATCAGAAGATCATCCTGATGACCGACGCCGACGTCGACGGCGCACACATCCGGACGCTGCTGCTGACCTTCTTCTTCCGGCAGATGCCGGAGCTGATCGAGGCCGGCTACATCTACATCGCGCAGCCGCCCCTCTATCGCGTCGCCCGCGGACGTGAGGAGTACTATGCCTACACCGAGGAGGAGCGCGGCGAGTTCCAGCGCCGCCTCGCCGAGGGCGGCAAGGGCAACGTCGGCGTCCAGCGCTACAAGGGCCTCGGCGAGATGAATCCCGAGCAGCTCTGGAAGACCACGATGGATCCGGTCACCCGCACGGTCCTTCGCGTCACGCTGCAGGATGCCGTCGAGGCCTCGAAGCTGTTCGATGAACTGATGGGCGACAACGTCGAACCGCGCCGGCAGTTCATCGAGGCGAATGCGAAGTATGTGAGTGTGCTGGACGTGTAG
- a CDS encoding DUF721 domain-containing protein — protein MNRPKAPTPFAKALEQWLAGSGLGKRLDLATAVDDWPERVGPQIAAVTQAVSVTPDGTLMVRVATPAWATELGLMTPRILARLNGSRSGRVQHIRWMVGPLDRP, from the coding sequence GTGAATCGGCCGAAGGCACCGACGCCGTTCGCCAAGGCGCTCGAGCAGTGGCTCGCCGGGTCGGGCCTGGGGAAACGACTCGACCTCGCCACGGCCGTCGACGACTGGCCGGAGCGGGTCGGCCCGCAGATCGCCGCGGTCACGCAAGCGGTCTCGGTCACCCCCGACGGGACGTTGATGGTACGGGTCGCCACGCCGGCATGGGCGACCGAGTTGGGCCTGATGACCCCGCGGATCCTGGCGCGCCTGAACGGCTCGCGCAGCGGCCGCGTGCAACACATTCGCTGGATGGTCGGTCCCCTGGACCGGCCCTGA
- the recF gene encoding DNA replication and repair protein RecF (All proteins in this family for which functions are known are DNA-binding proteins that assist the filamentation of RecA onto DNA for the initiation of recombination or recombinational repair.), translating to MRAATLLVRSFRNLADAELTLPAEGVALVGPNGHGKTNLLEALAYPVLFRSIRGAADRELAQFGGPGFHVTVALADGPVIATTWATATRRKRITIDGEEMAGRAAALGRWLAVAFLPTDLALVQGGAGERRRWLDRMLSLASRSYLESLLRYRAALAQRNAALRQGDATSAGAFDGALAREGAAVIAARLAWSDEASDPWAEELAALGEAAPVAVRYRTDHALADADAWGTRLAASRTRDLARGQSHVGPHRDDLVFSIGGHALRDYGSTGQQRSAAIALRFLEQETLAARRGVRPALLVDDVFAELDDDRQRRLAERLVHRPGQRIVTAPRLEELPRQLELPRWQVTGGKVTPLERPA from the coding sequence ATGCGCGCGGCGACGCTGCTGGTGCGGAGTTTCCGCAACCTGGCGGATGCCGAATTGACGCTTCCGGCCGAGGGCGTCGCGCTGGTCGGGCCAAACGGTCATGGGAAGACCAACCTGCTTGAGGCGTTGGCCTACCCGGTCCTCTTCCGCTCGATTCGCGGCGCGGCCGATCGGGAGTTGGCGCAGTTCGGTGGCCCCGGCTTCCATGTGACGGTGGCGCTGGCGGACGGGCCGGTGATCGCGACGACGTGGGCCACGGCGACCCGTCGCAAGCGGATCACGATTGATGGCGAAGAGATGGCGGGGCGTGCCGCCGCGCTCGGGCGCTGGCTGGCCGTGGCGTTTCTCCCGACCGATCTGGCGCTGGTGCAGGGTGGTGCGGGTGAGCGGCGACGCTGGCTCGATCGGATGCTCTCACTCGCGTCGCGATCGTATCTTGAATCCCTGTTGCGCTATCGCGCCGCGCTGGCCCAACGGAACGCGGCGTTGCGCCAGGGCGACGCCACCTCGGCCGGGGCGTTTGATGGTGCACTGGCCCGCGAAGGCGCTGCCGTGATCGCGGCCCGGCTGGCGTGGAGCGACGAGGCGTCGGACCCCTGGGCCGAAGAACTCGCCGCGCTCGGCGAGGCGGCCCCGGTGGCGGTGCGGTATCGGACCGATCATGCACTGGCCGACGCGGACGCGTGGGGCACGCGACTGGCGGCCTCGCGCACCCGGGACCTCGCACGGGGACAGAGCCATGTCGGACCGCATCGCGATGATCTCGTCTTCTCGATCGGCGGGCACGCCCTGCGTGACTACGGCTCCACCGGCCAGCAGCGCTCGGCCGCCATCGCCCTGCGCTTTCTCGAGCAGGAAACGCTGGCCGCTCGTCGGGGGGTGCGCCCCGCCCTGCTGGTGGACGACGTCTTCGCGGAGCTCGACGATGATCGGCAACGGCGATTGGCAGAACGGCTGGTGCATCGCCCCGGGCAGCGCATCGTGACGGCCCCGCGCCTCGAGGAATTGCCGCGGCAACTGGAGTTGCCCCGCTGGCAGGTGACTGGGGGCAAGGTGACTCCGCTGGAGCGCCCGGCGTGA